One Leptospira wolbachii serovar Codice str. CDC genomic region harbors:
- the tsaB gene encoding tRNA (adenosine(37)-N6)-threonylcarbamoyltransferase complex dimerization subunit type 1 TsaB has product MNVLYFDTTQDWIQVLVALYQSEPNLQILAKQTETTPKESSYKLVEMIRMTLEDAKVKKPDLIIVTTGPGSFTGIRITVTTARDLAQLWDIPVFGIDSMEAYLVGFQKKESDGKTSLFCLDGKQNKYYTKYATKFDFSESFDLTPELIELKLRTAEWTPNNWYYTGNLPKFYPNSATKIEATKLNLSSILEYSLKRYFESEPNKNDYLSLLPNYIRGTYVDHK; this is encoded by the coding sequence ATGAATGTTCTATATTTCGACACAACGCAAGATTGGATCCAGGTTCTTGTTGCCCTTTACCAGTCGGAGCCTAACCTCCAAATACTAGCCAAACAAACGGAAACCACACCAAAAGAATCCTCTTACAAATTAGTTGAGATGATTCGAATGACTCTCGAAGATGCTAAAGTAAAAAAACCAGATCTTATTATTGTGACTACTGGGCCAGGATCCTTTACTGGAATTCGCATAACAGTGACTACAGCAAGAGACCTAGCCCAATTATGGGACATCCCAGTTTTTGGAATTGATAGTATGGAAGCTTATTTGGTGGGTTTCCAAAAAAAAGAGTCAGATGGGAAAACTTCCCTCTTTTGTTTGGATGGCAAACAAAATAAATATTATACAAAATATGCTACCAAATTTGATTTTTCAGAATCCTTCGACCTTACTCCAGAATTGATCGAATTAAAACTTCGAACCGCCGAATGGACACCTAACAATTGGTACTATACTGGAAATTTACCGAAGTTTTACCCAAATTCAGCTACAAAAATTGAAGCGACAAAGTTGAATCTTTCGTCTATACTAGAGTATAGTTTGAAACGATACTTCGAATCAGAACCAAATAAAAACGACTATTTATCTCTCCTGCCCAATTACATTCGCGGGACCTATGTAGATCACAAATGA
- a CDS encoding alkaline phosphatase family protein — protein sequence MNRMYGLIIGLLFILFGCGWEEDYKRAAFLSMQNDTDLILAPYPFNIFDREARDAITLSHYSKEEIKNILEDHDLSWEELKTQWQLDAEEENFSKEVNYTSHYTQYFYDTEIPIWIYGPKWIRNGQYSDPINQQHIPSIYGRILDFKFTNTLDTSYLDKIFQNQNVKPEIIVTVVVDQGGRQLYKAHKGSYPFLEGLKNNSAYFKKAKVGHLESHTAVGHMAIGTGAFPKDSKIFSNEIYSYADGKVLHRPVYQGANKDWDLSELAVPSFSDEWDLFKNNEPVIISQCYAARASVGMAGHGKLFSPSTKNKDSLPSDFDYVYWQDIKNLSWSSYANAFLTPKSAQKYNLYKFYLDNKNQISTHFEAKDAIELMAKIHHFQGSEFQVKMDGALFRDTVSETILNTKKDKDGITDLAYVTLKATDAVGHLYGWESKEAEQVLKATDKEIQTIFQFLKDNFGDNFVMVVTADHGAAPMPEISNGLFLSHEQFFGAVNELLPESERNKQSLIKWVAHSQLSFDREIMKKFNVSEEEIINKILSIQVNQKKFFRKVWRRKEIPNLSL from the coding sequence ATGAATCGAATGTATGGATTGATCATTGGTTTGCTTTTTATTCTATTCGGCTGTGGTTGGGAAGAGGATTATAAACGCGCTGCCTTTCTATCAATGCAGAATGATACAGATTTAATATTGGCTCCCTATCCATTCAATATATTTGATAGAGAGGCAAGGGATGCAATCACTCTTTCTCATTATTCTAAGGAAGAGATTAAAAATATTTTAGAGGATCACGATCTGTCTTGGGAAGAATTAAAGACCCAATGGCAATTGGATGCAGAGGAAGAAAATTTTTCGAAAGAAGTAAACTACACCTCTCATTATACACAATACTTTTATGATACAGAAATTCCCATTTGGATCTATGGCCCTAAATGGATTCGAAACGGCCAGTATTCTGATCCTATCAACCAACAACATATCCCTTCTATATATGGAAGGATTCTCGATTTCAAATTTACCAATACACTAGACACTTCCTATTTAGATAAAATATTCCAAAATCAAAATGTAAAACCAGAGATCATCGTCACTGTTGTTGTGGATCAAGGTGGAAGACAACTTTACAAAGCACACAAAGGTTCTTATCCATTTTTAGAAGGTTTAAAAAACAATTCTGCCTATTTCAAAAAAGCAAAAGTAGGTCACTTGGAATCCCATACGGCCGTTGGACACATGGCGATTGGAACAGGTGCCTTTCCTAAAGATTCAAAGATATTCTCAAACGAAATCTATTCTTATGCAGATGGAAAAGTCCTTCACAGGCCTGTATACCAGGGAGCAAATAAAGATTGGGATCTTAGTGAGTTAGCAGTTCCTAGTTTCTCCGATGAATGGGATCTTTTCAAAAATAATGAACCGGTAATCATTAGCCAATGTTATGCGGCAAGAGCCTCCGTGGGTATGGCAGGTCATGGAAAACTTTTTAGTCCCTCCACAAAGAATAAGGATTCCCTTCCTTCCGACTTCGACTATGTGTATTGGCAAGATATAAAAAATTTATCTTGGTCATCGTATGCGAACGCTTTTCTCACACCAAAATCTGCGCAGAAATACAATTTATATAAATTTTATTTAGATAACAAAAACCAAATCTCTACGCACTTTGAAGCTAAAGACGCAATCGAGTTAATGGCAAAAATTCACCACTTCCAAGGTTCCGAATTTCAGGTAAAAATGGATGGGGCGTTGTTTCGCGATACGGTTTCAGAAACGATTCTCAACACTAAAAAAGATAAAGATGGAATCACAGATCTTGCCTATGTGACTTTAAAGGCAACGGATGCGGTCGGACATTTGTATGGTTGGGAATCTAAAGAGGCCGAACAGGTGCTTAAGGCAACTGACAAAGAAATTCAAACTATCTTCCAATTTCTAAAAGATAACTTTGGAGATAACTTTGTTATGGTGGTCACTGCCGATCATGGTGCGGCTCCAATGCCAGAAATTTCGAATGGTCTCTTTTTAAGCCACGAACAATTCTTTGGAGCAGTGAATGAATTATTGCCAGAATCTGAAAGAAACAAACAATCTCTTATCAAATGGGTTGCTCATTCACAGCTATCATTCGATAGGGAGATTATGAAAAAATTCAATGTCAGTGAAGAAGAGATAATTAATAAGATTCTTTCGATCCAAGTGAATCAGAAAAAGTTTTTTAGAAAGGTATGGAGAAGAAAAGAGATTCCGAATCTATCTTTATAA
- a CDS encoding ribonuclease R family protein translates to MDTYKIQRKIIEFLDQRSGKDITRQEIKKKFTESSEFKRPDPKTKKVKSFKRKEKVPRKEIEFLIDQLIDLLQTEGLLIPNKKYLTVANPFRLTGRISISRRGDGFITLPTKNDIFVPGPMTNSAITGDKVEVIPLGVGKKNKLEAEVTNIVKRGRVLYRMRVREKTNKFIFGNFLDMLGDNKEGVLHVKSILKDTFDSINVNDILIVKFKEGAPPQENMYDVSFIRFESDTKEDSDLQRILMKYNYDPVHPDFIPLDFPEEVSEKTVSDWNQRTDLRELYAVTIDGITAKDFDDAISFVDEGNRLRIWIHIADVSYYVEKDSLLDKEAYERATSVYLANRVVPMLPPILSEDLCSLVANTNRLAFTVEMEASKTGEIYNAKFYKSVIKVKTRYTYEMAEEEIKAKDPNNWMYQVSQFTEALRKRRMAAGRIDLNLRETTITWNERKEPIGIENRERLTSHILIEELMLSANLKVDEFLRKRKAPSLHRIHEPMDEEKLETLNHFLQLNGYNIQIKDTSYAEIMKAVKEIEDNSVGKIFNYLLLRSFMQAYYGADPLGHWGLGFKDYCHFTSPIRRYPDLIVHRVLQATLLETERTYSENEIAVMGLHCSEEERRAADAERDIVKIKSFRYLESTGIKEFKGFIVGIRPSQIFVELDISNLEGVLDKSEFTDEFEVVIKNDFSFYSKKYSKIFFIGDPVSVSLDRIDFEEIKVYLKLKDFKKDDTPPKKK, encoded by the coding sequence ATGGATACCTATAAAATACAAAGAAAAATAATAGAATTTCTGGATCAACGGTCTGGAAAGGACATCACAAGACAAGAGATCAAAAAAAAATTTACCGAATCAAGTGAATTCAAACGACCCGACCCAAAAACAAAAAAGGTAAAATCTTTTAAACGGAAAGAAAAGGTTCCTAGAAAAGAAATCGAATTTCTTATCGACCAACTCATCGATCTGCTCCAGACAGAAGGATTATTAATACCCAACAAAAAGTATTTAACTGTTGCCAATCCTTTTCGCCTAACAGGAAGAATTTCTATTTCAAGAAGAGGTGATGGTTTTATTACCTTACCTACTAAGAATGATATTTTTGTTCCCGGCCCAATGACTAATTCAGCCATCACAGGCGACAAAGTAGAAGTCATTCCGTTAGGTGTCGGAAAGAAAAATAAACTTGAAGCAGAAGTGACGAATATTGTTAAACGAGGCCGAGTTCTCTATAGAATGCGTGTCAGAGAAAAAACGAATAAATTCATATTTGGAAACTTTCTAGATATGTTGGGAGATAACAAAGAAGGTGTTCTTCATGTTAAATCTATTTTAAAGGATACTTTTGATTCCATTAACGTAAATGATATTCTCATTGTAAAATTTAAAGAAGGCGCTCCTCCCCAAGAGAACATGTATGATGTTAGTTTTATCCGTTTCGAATCTGATACGAAAGAAGATAGTGACTTACAACGGATTTTAATGAAATACAATTATGATCCGGTTCATCCAGATTTTATACCTTTGGATTTTCCTGAGGAAGTGTCTGAAAAAACTGTTTCCGACTGGAACCAGAGAACCGACTTACGTGAACTATATGCCGTAACCATTGATGGCATTACTGCTAAAGACTTTGATGATGCAATCAGCTTTGTAGACGAAGGAAATAGACTTCGAATTTGGATTCACATTGCAGATGTTTCTTACTATGTAGAGAAAGATTCTCTATTAGATAAAGAAGCGTATGAAAGAGCTACGTCAGTTTATTTGGCTAATCGTGTAGTTCCCATGTTACCACCAATCCTATCAGAAGATTTGTGTAGTTTGGTTGCCAACACGAATCGTCTTGCCTTTACAGTGGAAATGGAAGCTAGTAAAACTGGTGAAATCTACAATGCAAAATTTTATAAATCAGTAATCAAAGTCAAAACTCGTTATACTTACGAAATGGCTGAGGAAGAAATCAAAGCCAAAGATCCAAATAATTGGATGTATCAGGTTTCTCAATTTACGGAGGCTTTACGGAAACGTAGGATGGCCGCTGGTCGAATCGACTTAAATTTACGAGAGACCACCATTACTTGGAACGAACGAAAAGAACCTATTGGGATTGAAAACCGCGAACGACTGACAAGTCATATTTTAATCGAAGAACTCATGTTGTCTGCGAACTTAAAAGTAGATGAGTTTTTACGAAAAAGAAAAGCACCGTCACTCCATCGAATTCATGAACCAATGGATGAGGAGAAATTAGAAACCTTAAATCATTTTCTCCAACTCAATGGCTACAACATCCAAATTAAAGATACAAGTTATGCGGAAATTATGAAGGCTGTAAAAGAAATTGAAGACAATTCTGTTGGAAAAATTTTCAATTATTTGCTTTTAAGAAGTTTTATGCAGGCCTACTACGGAGCAGATCCACTGGGCCACTGGGGACTGGGATTTAAAGACTATTGTCACTTCACTTCACCAATTAGGCGTTATCCGGATTTGATTGTCCATAGAGTTTTACAGGCTACACTTCTAGAAACAGAGAGAACCTATTCTGAGAATGAGATTGCAGTGATGGGATTACATTGTTCTGAAGAAGAACGTAGAGCCGCTGATGCGGAGCGAGACATCGTCAAAATCAAATCCTTCCGGTATTTGGAATCTACTGGAATCAAAGAATTCAAAGGTTTTATTGTGGGTATCCGCCCTTCTCAAATTTTTGTAGAGCTAGATATTTCTAATTTGGAAGGAGTTTTAGATAAATCAGAATTTACAGATGAGTTTGAAGTTGTTATCAAAAATGACTTTTCCTTCTATTCTAAAAAATATTCCAAGATATTCTTTATCGGCGATCCAGTTTCGGTCAGTCTCGATCGAATTGATTTTGAAGAGATCAAAGTCTATTTGAAATTAAAAGACTTCAAAAAAGACGACACTCCTCCCAAGAAAAAGTAA
- a CDS encoding CapA family protein, protein MRIKVVGDLMCHNSQISTYYRQKTKDYDSTGSFEFVSNLLQDADLTLGNLETTIAFDPNEFSGYPRFGSPIGFLTGIQNAGFDILSTANNHSADKGPFGIDNTIDSVFNKGMIPIGTYKGNSDYLERKDFFQEINGIKIAIYNYSYSTNGIPVKNERIVRLLDEKTIKEDVRIAKENGIHFVILWYHYGKEYEEKPDNSQTKWVNIGLDTGADIIIGGHPHVVQRVDLFQEDKNLEDRLVAYSLGNFLSAQNRDATDGGIILSFQIEIDSQQRKKIKNVTTDPVWVFPHGYKIIPIQKYKQNEVSIKVPKQSEKRMYAYESHLKKIPGLVF, encoded by the coding sequence GTGCGAATTAAAGTAGTGGGCGATCTCATGTGTCACAACTCGCAAATCTCTACTTATTATAGACAGAAAACAAAAGACTATGATTCTACCGGTAGTTTCGAATTCGTTTCAAATCTATTACAAGATGCTGATCTCACTCTAGGAAATTTAGAGACTACGATTGCCTTTGACCCAAATGAATTCAGCGGTTATCCAAGATTTGGTTCCCCCATAGGTTTTTTAACAGGCATTCAAAATGCGGGTTTCGACATTCTTTCTACAGCGAACAACCATTCTGCTGACAAAGGTCCTTTTGGAATCGATAACACAATAGATTCTGTTTTCAATAAAGGAATGATTCCCATTGGGACCTATAAAGGAAACTCAGATTACTTGGAACGAAAAGATTTTTTTCAGGAAATCAATGGAATCAAGATTGCGATTTATAACTACTCTTATTCCACAAATGGAATTCCGGTAAAAAATGAAAGAATCGTACGATTGTTAGATGAAAAAACAATTAAAGAAGACGTACGTATTGCCAAAGAAAATGGAATCCATTTTGTGATTCTTTGGTATCACTATGGAAAAGAATACGAAGAGAAACCAGATAATTCACAAACAAAATGGGTTAACATTGGACTAGATACCGGTGCCGATATCATTATCGGAGGCCACCCCCATGTAGTCCAGAGAGTGGACCTGTTCCAAGAAGATAAAAACTTAGAAGACAGGTTGGTTGCCTATTCTCTCGGAAACTTTTTATCAGCACAAAATAGAGATGCAACAGATGGAGGAATCATCCTTTCGTTTCAAATAGAGATTGATTCACAACAACGGAAAAAAATCAAAAATGTGACAACAGATCCTGTTTGGGTATTCCCGCATGGTTATAAAATCATACCCATTCAAAAATACAAACAGAATGAAGTTTCAATAAAGGTTCCAAAACAATCAGAAAAACGAATGTATGCGTATGAATCTCATCTTAAAAAAATTCCAGGATTGGTTTTTTAG
- a CDS encoding Hsp33 family molecular chaperone HslO, translated as MSDKVILGISNTHHYRFTLVDLTETAKEAMFLHSLNKEMSVFLSKTMMGALFLAEMTKNQQKVSIQWKDDSNKQALAYSDRYGKMKSVAYSASHEEGDIRNEFILGQGIMKVIRWDFDSDTYQSYTNLVEDTFEVNFIKYLTESEQIKGIVGMEVFPFDFPGNDFSAKGLFFEALPDAPEESFLFLISKIQPLVQKESFWALGLDEMFLSLQTEIGSYLEILSNEAPEFLCDCSRHKVADIIASLGKQEADSIIDEFGKIEITCEFCRTAYQFDSFDVEKFFNQ; from the coding sequence ATGTCTGACAAAGTTATTTTAGGTATATCCAACACCCATCACTATCGATTTACACTAGTCGATCTCACGGAAACTGCTAAAGAAGCTATGTTTCTACATTCTCTTAACAAAGAAATGTCCGTATTCCTTTCCAAAACCATGATGGGTGCGTTGTTTCTCGCAGAGATGACAAAAAACCAACAAAAGGTTAGTATTCAATGGAAAGATGATTCCAACAAACAAGCATTAGCCTACAGTGATCGATATGGAAAAATGAAATCTGTGGCTTATTCTGCAAGTCATGAAGAGGGTGATATTCGAAATGAATTTATACTCGGACAGGGAATCATGAAGGTGATTCGTTGGGACTTTGATTCTGATACTTATCAGTCCTATACCAACCTCGTAGAAGATACATTTGAAGTTAATTTTATTAAGTATCTAACCGAGTCTGAACAAATCAAAGGCATTGTAGGAATGGAAGTTTTTCCTTTTGATTTTCCTGGAAATGATTTCTCGGCGAAGGGTCTATTTTTTGAAGCCCTTCCCGATGCCCCAGAAGAAAGTTTTTTATTTTTAATTTCAAAGATTCAACCATTGGTTCAAAAAGAATCCTTTTGGGCTTTGGGTTTGGATGAAATGTTTCTGTCCCTACAAACCGAAATTGGATCCTATTTAGAAATTTTAAGTAACGAGGCTCCTGAATTTTTGTGCGATTGTTCCAGACATAAGGTTGCCGATATCATTGCCTCCCTCGGCAAACAAGAAGCCGACTCTATCATCGATGAATTTGGAAAGATCGAAATCACTTGTGAATTTTGTAGAACCGCTTATCAATTTGATTCCTTCGACGTGGAGAAGTTCTTTAACCAATGA
- the tsaE gene encoding tRNA (adenosine(37)-N6)-threonylcarbamoyltransferase complex ATPase subunit type 1 TsaE: MKASFLSLRESELSPLFVSLDQLVANFLKNNQFPILLLSGEMGAGKTTFIREWFSRFGTESSINSPTFSLYNIYDSPNFRLYHFDLYRLKYPEELDELGFEEIWGKEGVSAIEWWQIAEPYLPKANRILLSIESDSLEYRSYTLEWSENEIQ; this comes from the coding sequence ATGAAGGCGAGTTTTCTCTCCCTGAGAGAATCGGAACTGAGTCCCTTGTTTGTAAGTTTAGATCAGTTAGTGGCAAATTTTCTTAAAAATAACCAATTTCCAATTCTACTACTTTCTGGCGAAATGGGGGCAGGGAAAACTACCTTCATTCGGGAGTGGTTCAGTCGATTTGGTACTGAAAGTTCTATCAATTCACCTACCTTTTCTTTGTATAATATTTACGATTCGCCTAACTTTCGTTTGTATCATTTTGATTTGTATCGACTCAAATATCCTGAAGAACTCGATGAATTGGGATTTGAAGAGATTTGGGGAAAGGAAGGAGTTTCTGCCATTGAATGGTGGCAAATCGCTGAACCTTACCTACCAAAAGCAAATCGAATTCTACTTTCAATTGAGTCTGATTCCCTAGAATATCGCTCTTATACTTTAGAATGGTCGGAAAACGAAATTCAATGA